The DNA region CGGTGAAATAAGAGTATTTATCGCTTTCAAAATTAGATTTAAAATAAAACAGCCCGAAAGATAAATACTTTCGGGCTGTTTTATTTATATATGAGAAACTCTTCAGACCCATTAGTCTTCCAACTCTACCCAAGTATTACCATTTTTATGAGATTCCACAGTGGCTTCAATGAAATTCATGCCCCGAACACCATCGGTCATGGTTGGATATTCACCGCTGTCATATTGCTCTCCCCTAATAGCTTTTGCTACCCCAAGGTAGATATTGGCCATAGAATCAAAAATACCTTCTGGGTGTCCTGGAGGTAGTTTTGTTCCACCTAAAGAAAGTTCGCTATTATATGCGTGACCTGGCTTATACACCTGTGTTGGTTTTGTATCGCTCATTACGTACAAATAGTTCGGATTTTCTTGCTCCCATCTGAAAGCTCCTTTTTCGCCATAAATGGCAATCCCAAGACCATTTTCCTCACCGGTAGCAACTTGGCTACTTCTAATCACACCTTTAACATGGTCGCTCATTCTAATAAGCACTGTTCCATCTACATCCATCTGATTGTCTTCATACAAATAGTTGAAGTCACTCAAAATAGATTTGATTTTTAAACCTGTGGTGTATTCTACCATATTGAAGGCATGCACCCCAATATCACCTATACAAGAGCTAATTCCCGCTTTTTTAGGATCCAAACGCCAAACCGAAGAACGTTTTTCTTGATCATGAATAATTTCATTTATCCACCCTTGATAGTACACTGCATCTACTTTGTGAATTTTACCAAGCTCTCCGTTCTTGATCATTTCACGCATCTGGCGTACCATTGGGTAACCGGTATAAGTATGCGTTAAGGCAAAAACAGTACCGGCCTTTTCATGGGCCGCCTGTAATTTTTTGGCTTCCTCTAAGGTGGTTGTCATCGGTTTTTCACAAATAACGCTAAAACCGTTTTCCAATAATTTCAACGCCATTGGAAAGTGAAGGAAATTTGGCGTAAGAATAGAACATACTTGAATACGTTCATCTTCCGGCAATTTCATTTCTTCCTCGATCAACGTATCAAAATCCTTATAAATACGATTTGTAGGTACGTCTATTTCTTTGGCAAAAGCCATATTTTGCTCAAAATCTGGGTTGAATACAGCCCCAACAATTTGATAGTTATCATTTATATGAGATGCTACACGATGCAACACACCTATTAGGGAGTCACCACCTCCACCTAAAATTCCGAGTCTGATTTTCTTTGGCATTTTGTAATCCTTTTAATTAATAAAAAACCTTCTTACAGGCTTTTTGTGTTCCTTATTTTTTAAGAGTTTGAATTTAATAAAATAACTATGATTTATAGGCTATTTTTTCATTTTTGAACAAAATGACGAACAGTAGTAGCACCAGAAACGCAAAAGCAGACGGATACAACCATATTGTATTCCAATCGTGCCGTGCGTCTTCTAAAATGTAACTATCCGTAATGGCTCCCGCTACCCAAAAACCGATTAGCATTCCTACTCCGTAGGTTGCCAAAGTTATGAGCCCTTGCGCTGCACTTTTATATTTGGCTCCCGCTTTGCTATCCGTATAAATCTGTCCGGAAACAAAGAAAAAATCATAGCAAATACCGTGCAACGCAATGCCTGTTAACAGCATAAAAACAAGTTCGCCCGTATCGCCATAGGCAAACATAAGATACCGGAGCCCCCAAGCTAACATGGCCGCCAGAATGGTCATCTTAAAACCAAACCGTTTAAAAAAGAAAGGTAAAAGCAAAAGAAACAGAATTTCCGAAATCTGCCCAATTGTCATTTTGCCCGCAGGGTTGGCCACCCCGATCTCTCCCAAAAACTGTCCGGCATGCTGATAATAGAACGCCAGCGGAATACAGATAAGCACCGACGCCAAAAAGAAAATCAAAAAATTACGGTTCTTCAATAGAGCTAAAGCTTCTAGCCCTAGAATATCTGCCAACTTAATTTTTTGAGACCTATCTGCCGTTGGTGGTGTTTTGGGTAAAGTGAAACTAAATATTCCTAACAAGGCCGATGATATGGAAGCCATTAGAAATGTATTTCGTAAAAAACCTTCCGAAATGCCTTGTTGCGAATCCCAATTAAAAAAGCTTATAAGGAGACCGGCAGTAATCC from Zobellia alginiliquefaciens includes:
- a CDS encoding Gfo/Idh/MocA family protein; its protein translation is MPKKIRLGILGGGGDSLIGVLHRVASHINDNYQIVGAVFNPDFEQNMAFAKEIDVPTNRIYKDFDTLIEEEMKLPEDERIQVCSILTPNFLHFPMALKLLENGFSVICEKPMTTTLEEAKKLQAAHEKAGTVFALTHTYTGYPMVRQMREMIKNGELGKIHKVDAVYYQGWINEIIHDQEKRSSVWRLDPKKAGISSCIGDIGVHAFNMVEYTTGLKIKSILSDFNYLYEDNQMDVDGTVLIRMSDHVKGVIRSSQVATGEENGLGIAIYGEKGAFRWEQENPNYLYVMSDTKPTQVYKPGHAYNSELSLGGTKLPPGHPEGIFDSMANIYLGVAKAIRGEQYDSGEYPTMTDGVRGMNFIEATVESHKNGNTWVELED
- a CDS encoding MFS transporter, with translation MTPKIKTQLSIMMFLEFFIWGGWFVTLGIYLPNTLGSTGSEIALAYSTQSWGAILAPFIIGLIADRYFNAERILGVLHLTGAVLMYAMYQATDFTGFFPYLLVYMVMYMSTLALVNSVSFNQMKDPAKEFSFVRVFGTIGWITAGLLISFFNWDSQQGISEGFLRNTFLMASISSALLGIFSFTLPKTPPTADRSQKIKLADILGLEALALLKNRNFLIFFLASVLICIPLAFYYQHAGQFLGEIGVANPAGKMTIGQISEILFLLLLPFFFKRFGFKMTILAAMLAWGLRYLMFAYGDTGELVFMLLTGIALHGICYDFFFVSGQIYTDSKAGAKYKSAAQGLITLATYGVGMLIGFWVAGAITDSYILEDARHDWNTIWLYPSAFAFLVLLLFVILFKNEKIAYKS